The Nitrosopumilus sp. b3 sequence TACCAATGCTGTAATATTGGCTGGTGCTACGGTAACCGCATTGTTATCACTTGCTCCGATTAAATTGAAATTAATATCTGAACTGTTAATACTTGCTCCGAATCCAACAGTTGATACCATTAGAATTGCGATTCCTACTAGTGCAATTATGGGTAAACTGTTCATACTAGTTAAATCAAAATCTGATTATTATCAACTAGTTTTTTCATAATAAACGAGCTGATTTCTTTCAAATAATGTTTATTTACCAGATTTTGAAATGGTGTAATATCTTCTGTTTGACTTTTTAAAATAGTATGCATGATAATGATTTTTTAATTATGGGATTCTACAGTCCAAATTATTGTCAAATCTAAATTCCTAGGATTCAAAATCTGATTTTGTCATTTGAGAAATTTTTCAAAATTAAAATTGTCAAAGACTTTTTCATGAAATGTTTGTATAAAATTATCTAAAGAATTAGACTCGTAATCAATTCCTCTCAATGACTTTGACATGAGTCCAATTCTTTTCTAAACTTAAGACCAACCACGAGATGTGTGTTGGTGACAGTCATATTACAAATGATTTATTCCGTATGTATTTTGATGTGTGTTCTATTTGATTAAACATCGGTTGTTATCTGATAGTTTTTGACATTCTTCTAGATGAACTATGGCTGAAGATATTGACTTATACCAATGCTCTGCAGAATGTTGGTGTAAAAAGAAGACAAATAATCTGGATAAGTTGAATTCATGAATATCAAATTTGTCTGTTTAGAATTAACAATCATATGCATAAAGGAATAATGTTTCAAAATAACCTATGCGTAAATATATTGTTAGGAAGAATTTTAATCAAAATAATCTAGATGAACTAAATGCTCCCAACAGAACCGTTTTCTTTGAAAAAAAGAAAAAGAATGAACCATTCTCTGCCGAAGACATAAAATCAAATAATGAAATACAAACTAATTCATTAAACCCATCTATAGATAAGAATGAAATAAAAACAAATTTTGAGGAAGAACTTCTTAACACTGAAGCCAGAAAAATATTTGACGAATCTATATCTGCAATGGAACAATATGATAAAAAAAGACTAGATAACATTTACAATCAATTGTCAACAGAAAAAAAAATTTCAAAAGAACTTAATCAAAAACTACACAAAAATTTATCAAAAATAGCATCTGCAGAGTTAGAACTAATAAAGAAAAAAAACCAATTAGAAAAAGATCTTGATGAAAAAACAAAAAAATTAATCGATTCTGAAAGATTTGCTGCAATTGGAAAATTGTCTGGTAAACTAGCTCATGAATTGCGTACTCCGTTAACTGTGATTAAAGGCTCTGTAGGAGTTATGAAGCATAAAAAAGGAGATGTGATAGATGACGCAATAATTCAAAAATTAGAATTGATGGAGGAGTCTGTTTATAGAATGAATAATCAAGTTGAAAAAGTTTTAAATTTTGTTCAAAAATATCCTCTGAATAAAAAAGAGGTATCCCTAAGAGAATTAATTCAGAAATCTGTATCTTTACTTAGAAAAAACTCAAACATTACAATTCTAACTCCAAAAAATGACATCCTATTCAATTGTGATCCAATTAAAATGGAGGTGGTTATAGGTAACATTTTATTAAATGCAGTTCAGGCAATTGAAAAAGAAATTGGACAGATAATAATTGAAATTACCGAGTCACCTGATTCAATTAAGATCACTATTCAAGACTCAGGAAAAGGAATCTCTGAAGAACTAAGCGATAAAATATTTGATCCTTTAATTTCCTCTAAAATGGATGGAACTGGATTGGGACTGTCCAGTGTTAAAAATATTGTAGAGCAACACGGTGGAGTGATTAATTTCAAAAATAATCCCACTACATTTACTATTATTTTTCCAAAATGATCTAAATTTAATTTGTTTTTTGTATTTTGTCAAAAATTAACTCTTCTTGGGAATAAAAATTATTTTATAAAAATTGTAGAATGTATTTAAAAATAAAGTGACTCTTTTGTCTATATATTTTGAATCCCCCACTTATGATCAAAGATTCAAAGGTGTACATATGCTTGAATCTCACGCCTTCTTCTCAAAAATGGTTGACGAGTTAGTAGAATTCTCAGAATATGATCCTGAATTAGCTGATGGAATTAAATGGCTAGATGATCAGGCACAAAAAAAAGGCATTACATTTTATGATATGGTCTTTGAAGTATTATACAAGCATGATGTAAACTCTAAAGCAAAAGAGTGGCTTAGCACAAGAAATTAAAAATTATTTTCTCAAATCTAATGTTTTGTATTCACAGCCCTCAGGACCGCAATATTTCCCAACGTATGTGGCCTTTGGTCTGTACAATGCAGGTTTTGGAGCTGCCTCTGCAAACTTTTCTTCAATAATATGAGCTGCCCAACCCACAACTCTTGAAATTGCAAAGATTGGAGTATTGAGATCCATTGGAATTTTCAACATATAATATAATGATGCACTATACAAGTCTACATTCGGATAGATGTCTCTATCTTTTTGAGACTTCATTTCAGAAATAGTTACAGTTTCTACTTTTTCTGTAATGTCAAACCATGGGTCTTTAGTTTTTGCTGCAAGTTTTCTTGATAGTTCTTTTAGTACTTGTGCTCTTGGGTCATATGTCTTGTATACTGCATGACCCATCCCCATTATTCTTTCGTTGTTTTTCATCTTATCTTTAATCCATTCTTCTACTTTTCCTATCTCCCCAATTTCTAACAACATCTTCATGACTTCGGTATTGGCTCCTCCATGTAACTCCCCACTTAAAGCTCCAATTGCAGCACTAGATGCTGAATACATATGTGCTCTAGTAGATGCAACTTGCCTGGCAGTAAATGTTGATGCATTGAAAGTATGGTCTGCATGAAGAATTAGACACACGTCAAATATTTTTTCAACTTCAGAGTCTGGCTTTTCCCCAAACATCATGTACAAAAAATTTGCAGCATGACCAAGCGATGAATCTGGTTCTACCGGATCTAACCCATTTCTAATTCTGTGCCAACTGGCAACAATTGTAGGTACTTTAGCAATCAGATTTATTGCCTTTTCATAACTTGCTTCTTTATTTGCAAACTCCTCATCATAATATCCTGCAAGTGCTGCCACAAATGCTTGCAACATATCCATAGGATCTGCGTCTTTCCTCCAGTTTCCCATGTTTTTCTGCATTTGCTTTGGGATGTATCTTGCCTCTACTAATTTTGCATTAAATTCTTCGAGTTGAGTCTTGGTTGGTAAATTATCATAAAGTAGTAAATATGCTGTTTCCTCAAATGTAGAATTTTCTGTAAGATCTAAAATATCAAATCCACGATAAATCAGCTTGCCTTTTTCTCCGTCAATATTAGATATTCTGGTATCTGCAACTTCAATTCCTCGTAATCCAATGTTTTTAGTTTCCATATTGAGCCTATCAGAAATCTTCTATTATATTTTCGCCAAAATCATGTCTATGATGTTTAGTAATTAGTCTAAAATGCCAACTTTTGGTCATAAATGATTATTTTTAATCAAAAATTAATGAGTCCGATAGAGCGTAAACGTCTTGAAAAATTAGATGATTTAGTACTAAATGCATCATCTAGTGAACTTGAAAAGATTCAAGAAATTGACCACCAAACTCAGATGGAAGGTTTGTCATTTTATGATGTATATTTAGACTCTAGTTCATTAATCCATCAAAGTATCAAAAAACCTTTTAGCGAATCTTAAATTTCATTCTTAATTTAAATGAGGGCTAGTGGTTTTTTAATTTGAATTGGCAGTACCTAAAACTAAAAAACCTACAACCAAAAAAGCAGTAAAAAAGATAGTTAAAAAAACAGTGGCAAAAAAAATTGCTAAAAAACCTACTGCAAAAAAATCTACCAAAACTAAAGTAAAAAAATCTGCAAAACCAAAACGAAATAAAGTAATTTGTATTTCTCATAAAGAAGACTGTGATGGAATTAGTTCTGCTGCAATAATTCGACAAGCGTTTGGTGGAGATGCAATACTGG is a genomic window containing:
- a CDS encoding citrate synthase; the protein is METKNIGLRGIEVADTRISNIDGEKGKLIYRGFDILDLTENSTFEETAYLLLYDNLPTKTQLEEFNAKLVEARYIPKQMQKNMGNWRKDADPMDMLQAFVAALAGYYDEEFANKEASYEKAINLIAKVPTIVASWHRIRNGLDPVEPDSSLGHAANFLYMMFGEKPDSEVEKIFDVCLILHADHTFNASTFTARQVASTRAHMYSASSAAIGALSGELHGGANTEVMKMLLEIGEIGKVEEWIKDKMKNNERIMGMGHAVYKTYDPRAQVLKELSRKLAAKTKDPWFDITEKVETVTISEMKSQKDRDIYPNVDLYSASLYYMLKIPMDLNTPIFAISRVVGWAAHIIEEKFAEAAPKPALYRPKATYVGKYCGPEGCEYKTLDLRK
- a CDS encoding HAMP domain-containing sensor histidine kinase — its product is MRKYIVRKNFNQNNLDELNAPNRTVFFEKKKKNEPFSAEDIKSNNEIQTNSLNPSIDKNEIKTNFEEELLNTEARKIFDESISAMEQYDKKRLDNIYNQLSTEKKISKELNQKLHKNLSKIASAELELIKKKNQLEKDLDEKTKKLIDSERFAAIGKLSGKLAHELRTPLTVIKGSVGVMKHKKGDVIDDAIIQKLELMEESVYRMNNQVEKVLNFVQKYPLNKKEVSLRELIQKSVSLLRKNSNITILTPKNDILFNCDPIKMEVVIGNILLNAVQAIEKEIGQIIIEITESPDSIKITIQDSGKGISEELSDKIFDPLISSKMDGTGLGLSSVKNIVEQHGGVINFKNNPTTFTIIFPK